In Deinococcus psychrotolerans, a genomic segment contains:
- the glgC gene encoding glucose-1-phosphate adenylyltransferase, which yields MKPRVLGMILAGGQGSRLSPLTLRRSKPAVPFGSKYRIIDFAINNFINSGFFSIYVMTQYKAQSLTEHIQRGWRFGTFLSDYFITLVPAQMYRFEELGPVWYRGTADAVYQNLHLVDNHNSDYVAIFSGDHIYKMNVEHMLQQHIDSRADVSIAAYPMPQSQAHQFGIMHVDEKWKVTDFLEKPANPPSIPGQPGISLTSMGNYIFSRRALDELLETSMSNGEEGFDFGKDVIPRALSDGYNVMAYDFHKNPIPGQDRPNLYWRDVGTLDAYFEANMDLVTVNPEFDIYNADWPLRTSSEFSPPAKFVHESEGRRGQAFNSIMAGGTIISGGTVRDSVLGRAVHSHSHSLVESSVLFDNVQIGRHSQIRRTIIDKDVIVPPGTRIGYNAEEDRARGFTVTEAGVVVVPKSYTF from the coding sequence ATGAAGCCACGCGTTTTGGGAATGATTCTCGCCGGCGGTCAAGGCTCACGGCTCTCGCCGCTGACTTTGCGCCGCTCCAAGCCTGCCGTGCCGTTTGGCAGCAAATACCGAATTATTGATTTTGCCATCAATAATTTCATCAACTCCGGCTTTTTCAGCATCTACGTGATGACCCAGTACAAAGCCCAAAGCCTCACCGAGCACATCCAGCGTGGCTGGCGCTTTGGCACCTTTCTGAGCGACTACTTCATCACTTTGGTTCCGGCCCAGATGTACCGCTTCGAGGAACTCGGCCCGGTCTGGTACAGAGGCACCGCCGACGCCGTCTACCAAAACCTGCACCTGGTCGACAACCACAACTCCGATTACGTGGCGATTTTTTCCGGCGATCACATCTACAAAATGAACGTCGAACACATGCTCCAGCAGCACATCGATTCGCGGGCGGACGTGAGCATTGCCGCTTACCCGATGCCGCAGAGCCAAGCGCACCAATTCGGCATCATGCACGTCGACGAAAAGTGGAAAGTCACCGACTTTTTGGAAAAACCCGCCAACCCGCCGAGCATTCCCGGCCAGCCCGGCATCAGCCTGACCAGCATGGGCAATTACATCTTTTCGCGCCGCGCACTCGACGAACTGCTCGAAACCAGCATGTCGAACGGCGAGGAGGGTTTTGACTTTGGCAAAGACGTGATCCCGCGTGCGCTTTCAGACGGCTATAACGTGATGGCCTACGACTTTCACAAAAACCCGATTCCCGGTCAGGATCGTCCCAACTTGTACTGGCGCGACGTGGGCACGCTCGACGCTTACTTTGAAGCCAACATGGATCTGGTGACGGTTAATCCGGAGTTCGACATCTACAACGCCGATTGGCCACTGCGAACCAGCAGCGAGTTTTCACCGCCGGCCAAATTCGTCCACGAATCCGAAGGGCGGCGCGGGCAAGCCTTTAACAGCATCATGGCGGGGGGCACCATCATTTCCGGCGGCACTGTCCGTGACAGCGTGCTGGGCCGCGCCGTACACAGCCACTCGCATTCGCTGGTGGAAAGCTCGGTGCTGTTTGACAACGTGCAAATTGGCCGCCACAGCCAGATTCGCCGCACTATCATCGACAAAGACGTGATCGTGCCGCCCGGCACCCGCATCGGCTACAACGCTGAGGAAGACCGTGCCAGGGGCTTTACTGTCACCGAAGCGGGCGTGGTGGTGGTGCCCAAGAGCTACACCTTCTAA
- a CDS encoding tellurite resistance TerB family protein: MGFLDQLKTLANQGVAATQEGFSRFNNATFADASMAACALIAAADGKIDTQERSRTAAFITSSDKLKSFDVGKLRDKYDAYCDKVTNDFDFGKIELIQVVGKAAKKQEEARAVVQLAVVIANADGDFDEKEQMIMRDIIYALKLQPSEFGL, from the coding sequence ATGGGATTTCTGGATCAACTCAAAACGCTGGCCAACCAAGGCGTCGCCGCCACGCAAGAAGGCTTTTCGCGTTTCAACAACGCCACTTTCGCCGACGCCAGCATGGCCGCCTGCGCCCTGATCGCCGCCGCTGACGGCAAGATCGACACCCAGGAGCGCAGCCGCACCGCCGCTTTCATCACCAGCAGCGACAAGCTCAAGTCTTTTGACGTGGGCAAATTGCGCGACAAGTACGACGCTTACTGCGATAAAGTCACCAACGACTTTGATTTCGGCAAAATTGAATTGATTCAAGTCGTCGGCAAGGCGGCCAAGAAGCAGGAAGAAGCGCGGGCCGTCGTCCAACTGGCGGTGGTGATCGCCAATGCCGATGGTGATTTCGACGAAAAAGAGCAGATGATCATGCGCGATATTATCTATGCGCTAAAGCTCCAGCCGAGCGAATTCGGACTCTAA
- a CDS encoding Crp/Fnr family transcriptional regulator: protein MLPGFLAALPEAARVSLLSTTRQHHWSRGSIVLHADDPAETLYMLQSGHARLYRLGASAREVTVNVHGPGDLLGLTALLDNGKYGLYAEAMDDLSALMIGGEALRDLMSRSPDLSVALSTQVVRQTRGLQDRLSQLVFLEVSQRLALALLELANESGEHHDQQVALRGRISHQDLAHAVGSTRETITKLLGEFRSRGLLDLGYRRIVVMDRGGLEKAARQPLGA from the coding sequence ATGTTGCCCGGCTTCCTTGCGGCCCTTCCCGAAGCGGCCCGCGTTTCGCTCCTCTCCACCACTCGCCAACACCACTGGAGTCGCGGCAGCATTGTGCTGCACGCCGATGACCCGGCTGAAACGCTGTACATGCTGCAAAGCGGCCACGCCCGGCTCTACCGGCTGGGCGCAAGTGCCCGCGAAGTGACGGTCAACGTGCATGGCCCCGGCGACCTGCTGGGCCTGACCGCCCTGCTCGACAACGGCAAATACGGCCTCTACGCTGAAGCGATGGATGACCTCTCCGCGCTGATGATCGGCGGCGAGGCCCTGCGCGACTTGATGAGCCGCTCGCCCGACCTCAGCGTGGCGCTCAGCACCCAGGTGGTGCGCCAGACGCGCGGCCTGCAAGACCGGCTCTCGCAATTGGTCTTTTTGGAGGTCTCGCAGCGGCTGGCGCTGGCCCTTTTGGAGCTGGCCAACGAAAGCGGCGAGCACCACGATCAGCAAGTCGCCCTGCGTGGGCGCATCTCGCATCAGGATTTGGCGCACGCAGTGGGCAGCACCCGCGAAACCATCACCAAGCTGCTCGGCGAGTTCCGCTCGCGCGGCCTGCTCGATTTGGGCTACCGCCGCATCGTGGTAATGGACAGAGGCGGCTTGGAAAAGGCCGCTCGGCAGCCGCTGGGAGCCTGA
- the murF gene encoding UDP-N-acetylmuramoyl-tripeptide--D-alanyl-D-alanine ligase: MLSPTYLPFAAEVHPQARPAARLTWDSRQADPETAFVALPGEQMHGNAFVEQALERGAPFVLTDLNVPRAVRVTDARAALFTWATAERGHNPLVVGITGSVGKTTAKSYAAAALDAHFMPVFNTLPAIACFLLEFGRSGSPLVVEMGIDRPGEMRELVDLVRPDVGVITSIGAAHLEALGSVAGVAREKGVILEAARRLVSPQAAEWFADVDTYGFEGASFAGQHLTVNAEGASFTFGDVPVNLPHASRVQAEAAVLGLALAKQAGLDLTRAAERLSGVSVPGGRYRVLAGRFTVIDDTYNASPLSMKAALEALGTFGGRKISVLGQMLELGEDERAMHAEVGTLARQHADLTYGVGPFAELLGEWAFTSVPPLLDALRAEVRDGDVILVKASRGISWTPEKRLAEGVGLDSVVDALLELRADPVWTGKK, from the coding sequence ATGCTTTCCCCCACCTATCTGCCTTTTGCCGCCGAGGTTCACCCGCAGGCGCGGCCCGCTGCCCGCCTGACCTGGGACTCGCGCCAAGCTGACCCCGAGACGGCCTTCGTGGCGCTGCCCGGTGAACAGATGCACGGCAACGCCTTCGTGGAGCAAGCTCTGGAGCGCGGCGCACCCTTCGTGCTCACCGATTTGAACGTGCCCCGCGCCGTGCGGGTCACTGACGCCCGCGCCGCTCTCTTCACTTGGGCCACGGCCGAGCGCGGCCACAATCCGCTGGTCGTCGGCATCACCGGCAGCGTGGGCAAAACCACCGCCAAAAGTTACGCCGCCGCCGCGCTGGACGCGCACTTTATGCCGGTCTTCAACACCCTGCCCGCCATCGCCTGCTTTTTGCTGGAATTTGGGCGCTCCGGGTCTCCTTTGGTGGTGGAAATGGGCATTGACCGCCCCGGCGAAATGCGCGAACTGGTGGACTTGGTACGACCGGACGTGGGCGTGATTACCAGCATCGGCGCGGCGCACTTGGAAGCGCTGGGCAGCGTGGCGGGCGTGGCAAGGGAAAAAGGCGTGATCTTGGAAGCGGCCCGCCGACTCGTCTCACCGCAGGCCGCCGAGTGGTTCGCGGACGTGGACACCTACGGTTTTGAAGGCGCGAGTTTCGCGGGCCAGCACCTGACGGTCAATGCCGAGGGAGCTTCTTTTACTTTCGGAGACGTACCCGTGAACTTGCCCCACGCTTCCAGGGTGCAGGCCGAAGCCGCCGTGCTGGGGCTGGCACTGGCCAAGCAGGCGGGCCTAGACCTCACACGGGCCGCCGAGCGCCTGAGCGGGGTCAGCGTACCGGGGGGCCGCTACCGCGTGCTGGCGGGGCGCTTCACCGTCATTGACGACACCTACAACGCCTCGCCGCTGAGCATGAAAGCCGCACTGGAAGCGCTGGGCACGTTTGGGGGCCGAAAGATCAGCGTGCTGGGCCAAATGCTGGAACTTGGCGAGGATGAGCGGGCCATGCACGCCGAAGTCGGAACGCTGGCTCGCCAGCACGCTGATTTGACTTACGGCGTCGGCCCGTTTGCCGAGCTGCTGGGCGAGTGGGCTTTTACCAGCGTGCCGCCTCTGCTGGACGCCCTGAGAGCCGAAGTCAGGGATGGCGACGTGATTTTGGTCAAGGCCAGCCGGGGCATCTCGTGGACGCCGGAAAAGCGGCTGGCGGAGGGCGTGGGTTTGGACAGCGTGGTGGACGCTTTGCTGGAACTGCGGGCCGATCCAGTTTGGACAGGAAAAAAGTGA
- a CDS encoding PaaI family thioesterase, protein MTEQQRPLSAAPELSEINARSQGRLPGLLGVIFTHAERGLMRAHLDIREEVLAPNGFLHAATVIGLADTACGYGTILALPAGAHNFTTIELKSNFLSTARSGQIEVEAKLIHAGRTTQVWDAQVSAAGKTLALFRCTQAVLYPR, encoded by the coding sequence ATGACCGAGCAGCAAAGACCCCTCTCCGCCGCGCCAGAGTTGAGCGAAATCAACGCCCGCAGTCAGGGCCGATTACCGGGACTCCTCGGCGTCATTTTTACCCACGCCGAGCGGGGCCTGATGCGGGCGCACCTCGACATCCGGGAAGAAGTGCTGGCTCCTAACGGCTTTTTGCACGCCGCCACCGTCATCGGGCTGGCCGACACGGCTTGCGGGTACGGCACCATTTTGGCGCTTCCCGCTGGAGCGCACAATTTTACGACCATCGAACTCAAAAGCAATTTTCTCTCGACTGCCCGCAGCGGCCAGATTGAAGTGGAAGCCAAGCTGATTCATGCCGGACGCACCACCCAAGTCTGGGACGCGCAGGTGAGCGCCGCAGGCAAAACGCTGGCGCTCTTCCGCTGCACTCAGGCTGTTTTGTATCCGCGCTAA
- the aat gene encoding leucyl/phenylalanyl-tRNA--protein transferase — MSMLNHPDPLTREIARGYAGGGFLMDNGEGLEWYSSTRRALVPLGEALHIPRSLRKHLSRFEVRINADFPGVLAGCMAREETWISPELAGIYLHLNETGLLHSFETWRGGQLAGGVLGLALGGAFVGETMFHAVTHASKVALVRLSQHLTRRGYSFLDAQMQNPHLEQFGTYEITPAEYAGLLRPALGQDVEFEALEEQPAFEQRFQIQDSAG, encoded by the coding sequence ATGTCAATGCTCAACCATCCTGATCCGCTGACCCGTGAAATCGCCAGAGGCTACGCGGGCGGCGGCTTTTTGATGGACAACGGCGAAGGCTTGGAATGGTATTCCAGCACCCGCCGCGCTCTGGTGCCGCTGGGCGAAGCGCTCCACATCCCACGCAGCTTAAGAAAGCACCTCAGCAGGTTCGAGGTGCGGATCAATGCCGACTTTCCCGGCGTGCTGGCCGGCTGCATGGCCCGCGAAGAAACGTGGATCAGCCCTGAGCTGGCCGGTATTTACCTGCACCTCAACGAAACTGGCCTCCTTCACAGCTTTGAAACGTGGCGCGGTGGCCAACTGGCGGGCGGCGTGCTGGGCTTGGCGCTGGGCGGCGCGTTCGTCGGCGAAACCATGTTTCACGCCGTCACACACGCCAGCAAGGTGGCGCTGGTGCGGTTGTCGCAGCACCTGACCCGCAGAGGCTACAGCTTTCTGGACGCCCAGATGCAAAATCCGCACCTCGAGCAGTTCGGCACGTACGAGATCACGCCCGCCGAATACGCCGGACTCCTGCGCCCCGCGCTGGGCCAAGACGTGGAGTTTGAAGCACTGGAAGAACAGCCTGCCTTTGAGCAACGCTTCCAGATTCAGGACAGCGCCGGATAA
- a CDS encoding YceI family protein, with product MNTRVGSWMLGGLFLLSSLASAAPYKASGGQAAFDYRVIIIPVHGETAQVSAALEINPDDLASVGGTLKVNVASLKTGNSLRDEHMRGALGAAQFPDAVFTLTSVQGLGSLPEGQPVSSTVTGQFSLRGVSKTLNAPVKLTRQGNTIAVATQFKFNPHDFGVDYAGGASSIAVGVSFRLATP from the coding sequence ATGAATACACGAGTCGGAAGCTGGATGCTCGGCGGGTTATTTCTCCTGAGCAGTTTGGCAAGCGCCGCGCCTTACAAAGCCAGCGGCGGTCAGGCCGCCTTTGATTACCGGGTGATTATCATTCCAGTACACGGCGAGACGGCCCAAGTCAGCGCGGCGCTTGAGATTAATCCTGACGATCTGGCGAGTGTCGGCGGCACGCTAAAGGTCAATGTCGCCTCGCTCAAGACCGGCAACAGCCTGCGCGACGAACACATGCGTGGAGCGCTGGGCGCAGCGCAGTTTCCAGACGCCGTGTTTACCTTGACCAGCGTTCAGGGGCTGGGCAGTTTGCCCGAAGGCCAACCCGTCAGCAGCACCGTGACGGGGCAGTTTAGCCTCAGAGGTGTCAGTAAAACGCTCAACGCTCCGGTCAAGCTGACGCGCCAGGGCAACACCATCGCGGTGGCGACCCAGTTCAAATTCAACCCGCACGATTTCGGGGTCGATTACGCTGGAGGCGCGAGCAGTATCGCGGTAGGGGTCAGTTTCAGGTTGGCGACGCCGTAA
- the bshC gene encoding bacillithiol biosynthesis cysteine-adding enzyme BshC, whose product MTSAPARLPLLDAYRAGHLSDFFARTPADLPAFLQAQRVLDRPALAAALRAYHLDVGLPDGTAKKADPAAKMLAAQLEKLSHPEARVVVAGQQAGLLGGPAYSVHKAADAILLARQLSTEERPVLPVFWIASQDHDADEVASTHLLDFSEREFEPRLDLPRGVPVGRIAWRAEWSAQLLELISEFDAPETHKAAVRSRLDFAFKGRAYADVFARLMYTLLGEHGLIVLDPLHPALARLMAPALAAEIDRPLEGPQRIEAAAEQLGAQGYTAQLRRPPGSTNLFVEEESGQRTLLRVSQQGGKTFEGYTKAELLSLLDSDPSRITPAAGLRPIIQDYLLPTAAFVVGPGELAYAAELRGVYELHGLEQPVLWPRLSVTWLEPNVARLLERFGVTAAQFQQGPEGTLGKALASQQQAAALSQERINHLEGEFSALMNELSALDPTLKSSVERSKNRTMSRLERHRQQAYSALSRAEDDKSGQLTRLKKHLLPAGHLQEREMNFLTYLLKHGDAPLKLLLSLEAGAQVDVVIP is encoded by the coding sequence ATGACTTCCGCGCCTGCCCGCCTGCCCCTGCTCGACGCTTACCGAGCGGGCCACCTGAGCGATTTTTTTGCTCGTACGCCCGCCGACTTGCCTGCCTTTTTGCAGGCGCAGCGCGTTCTTGACCGCCCCGCTCTGGCCGCCGCGCTGCGGGCTTACCACCTTGATGTGGGCTTGCCGGACGGCACGGCCAAGAAAGCCGACCCAGCCGCCAAAATGCTCGCCGCGCAACTCGAAAAGCTCTCGCACCCAGAAGCGCGGGTGGTGGTGGCCGGACAACAAGCGGGACTGCTGGGCGGCCCGGCGTACAGCGTCCACAAAGCCGCCGACGCCATTTTACTGGCCCGTCAGCTCAGCACTGAGGAGCGCCCGGTTTTGCCGGTGTTTTGGATCGCCAGCCAGGATCACGACGCCGATGAAGTGGCCTCCACCCATCTGCTCGACTTTTCGGAGCGCGAATTTGAGCCGCGCCTCGACTTGCCGCGCGGCGTGCCGGTGGGCCGCATCGCTTGGCGGGCCGAGTGGTCGGCGCAACTGCTGGAACTGATCAGCGAATTTGACGCCCCCGAAACGCACAAAGCGGCGGTGCGCTCACGTCTGGATTTTGCCTTCAAGGGCCGGGCGTATGCCGACGTGTTCGCCCGCTTGATGTACACCCTGCTGGGCGAACACGGCCTGATCGTGCTCGACCCGCTGCATCCGGCGCTGGCCCGCTTGATGGCCCCGGCGCTGGCTGCCGAAATCGATCGCCCCCTTGAAGGCCCGCAGCGCATCGAAGCTGCCGCCGAGCAACTCGGAGCGCAGGGCTACACCGCCCAGCTTCGCCGCCCGCCCGGATCGACGAACTTGTTTGTGGAAGAAGAGAGCGGCCAGCGCACCTTGCTGCGCGTCTCGCAGCAGGGCGGCAAAACCTTCGAGGGCTACACCAAAGCCGAGCTGCTCTCCCTTTTAGACAGCGACCCGAGCCGGATTACCCCCGCCGCTGGACTGCGCCCCATCATCCAAGATTACCTGCTGCCCACTGCCGCCTTCGTGGTGGGGCCGGGTGAACTGGCCTACGCTGCCGAGCTGCGCGGGGTCTACGAACTTCACGGCTTGGAGCAGCCGGTCTTGTGGCCGCGCCTGAGCGTGACTTGGCTGGAGCCGAACGTGGCCCGACTGCTGGAGCGTTTCGGCGTCACGGCGGCTCAGTTTCAGCAAGGCCCTGAAGGCACGCTCGGCAAGGCGTTGGCAAGTCAGCAGCAAGCCGCCGCGCTGAGTCAGGAGCGGATCAATCATCTGGAAGGCGAGTTCAGCGCTTTGATGAACGAACTCTCGGCGCTCGATCCGACCCTGAAAAGCAGCGTGGAGCGCAGTAAGAACCGCACCATGAGCCGCTTGGAGCGTCACCGCCAGCAAGCCTACTCGGCCCTCTCCCGCGCTGAGGACGACAAGAGCGGCCAACTGACCCGGCTCAAAAAACACCTGCTGCCCGCTGGCCACCTCCAAGAGCGCGAGATGAATTTCCTGACCTACCTCCTCAAGCACGGCGACGCCCCGCTAAAGCTGCTGCTCTCGCTGGAAGCCGGAGCGCAGGTGGACGTGGTGATTCCCTGA
- a CDS encoding aldo/keto reductase, which yields MTTYRRLGKSGLHLFPLGLGTMQFGWSAGEEAAFEIMDAYYAAGGNFIDTADVYTAWAKGNPGGISEEIVGRWVKARGNRDDMVIATKVRGAMGEGFSQGRNTVHQREGLSRRWILKACEDSLKRLQVDHIDLYQTHFIDPLTPIEETLSALTELVQRGYVRYIGCSNYSAWRLMQALWTSDKKNLEAFVSIQPEYSLLSPTRANFERELQKVAVEYGVGVIPWSPLGGGMLTGKYQRGTALPESVRADENARRRFSDANFDTIDTLKAVAEAHNAVPAQVALAWLLAQPAMTAPIIGANSVSQLKELLGTVSLKLSEKDLAEISRVSDWERARTELES from the coding sequence ATGACGACTTACCGCAGATTGGGCAAAAGCGGCCTGCACTTGTTTCCGCTGGGCCTCGGCACCATGCAGTTTGGCTGGAGCGCTGGCGAAGAAGCCGCTTTCGAAATTATGGACGCCTATTACGCGGCAGGCGGCAATTTCATCGACACCGCCGACGTGTATACGGCTTGGGCCAAAGGCAACCCCGGCGGCATCTCGGAGGAGATTGTCGGGCGCTGGGTCAAGGCGCGGGGCAACCGGGACGACATGGTCATCGCCACCAAAGTGCGGGGCGCGATGGGCGAAGGCTTTTCGCAGGGCCGCAACACCGTGCATCAGCGCGAAGGCTTGTCGAGGCGCTGGATTCTCAAGGCCTGCGAAGACAGCCTCAAGCGCCTTCAAGTCGATCACATCGACCTCTACCAAACGCATTTCATCGATCCACTCACCCCGATTGAAGAAACGCTGTCGGCCCTCACCGAACTGGTTCAGCGCGGCTACGTGCGCTATATCGGCTGCTCCAATTACAGCGCTTGGCGGCTGATGCAGGCCCTCTGGACCAGCGACAAAAAGAACTTGGAAGCCTTTGTGAGCATTCAGCCGGAATACAGCCTGCTTTCGCCCACCCGCGCTAACTTCGAGCGCGAACTTCAAAAAGTAGCGGTGGAATACGGCGTCGGGGTAATTCCCTGGAGCCCCCTCGGCGGCGGAATGCTGACCGGCAAATATCAGCGCGGCACGGCGCTCCCCGAAAGCGTAAGGGCCGATGAGAACGCGCGTCGGCGCTTCAGTGACGCCAATTTCGACACCATCGACACACTCAAAGCGGTGGCGGAAGCTCACAACGCCGTGCCCGCCCAAGTCGCTCTGGCTTGGCTTCTGGCGCAGCCCGCTATGACCGCGCCAATCATCGGGGCCAACAGCGTATCTCAGCTTAAAGAACTGCTGGGCACGGTCAGCCTCAAACTAAGCGAAAAAGATCTGGCCGAGATTTCGCGGGTCAGCGATTGGGAGCGGGCACGCACCGAGCTGGAAAGCTAA
- a CDS encoding WecB/TagA/CpsF family glycosyltransferase, whose product MTRPRLTLLDLPLDPVTLDQALERLSVWVQPGQRSAHTVVTLNPEFIMQARAEDAQTAMTQAATDQPAVTSAFTQAMQQADLVTADGVGIVWAARKLLGQEVPRAPGFDLTSGLMAKHGSALRVFFLGSKPGVAEAAAAAAVSRYGIQVAGVHHGYFDTSEDQRVAELIRASGADLLLTGMGAGRQETFNEYWRGVLGVPVMIGCGGVLDVLAGSAQLAPAWTRKLGVEWIWRVVGDRKRWGRAPRLARFVLLVNRQAKAAGHRTKP is encoded by the coding sequence ATGACCCGCCCCCGCCTGACGCTGCTCGATTTGCCTCTTGACCCCGTCACCCTCGACCAAGCGCTCGAGCGCCTCAGCGTGTGGGTGCAGCCGGGTCAGCGCTCGGCGCACACGGTGGTGACGCTCAATCCTGAATTCATCATGCAGGCGCGGGCCGAAGACGCCCAAACCGCAATGACCCAGGCCGCAACAGATCAGCCTGCGGTGACCAGCGCTTTTACGCAGGCCATGCAGCAAGCCGACCTCGTCACCGCCGACGGAGTGGGGATCGTCTGGGCCGCCCGTAAACTGCTGGGCCAAGAAGTGCCGCGTGCGCCGGGCTTCGACCTCACCAGCGGCCTGATGGCCAAGCACGGCAGCGCCCTGCGCGTCTTTTTTCTCGGCTCCAAGCCGGGCGTGGCTGAAGCGGCGGCGGCGGCGGCGGTCAGCCGCTACGGCATTCAGGTGGCGGGCGTGCATCACGGCTACTTCGATACCAGCGAAGATCAGCGGGTGGCCGAACTCATTCGCGCCAGCGGCGCAGATCTGCTGCTGACCGGCATGGGCGCGGGGCGGCAAGAGACGTTTAACGAATACTGGCGCGGCGTGTTGGGCGTGCCGGTGATGATCGGCTGCGGCGGCGTCTTGGACGTGCTGGCGGGCAGCGCTCAGCTGGCCCCGGCCTGGACACGCAAGCTGGGCGTCGAGTGGATCTGGCGTGTGGTCGGCGACCGCAAGCGCTGGGGCCGCGCTCCCAGATTGGCCCGTTTCGTGCTGTTGGTCAACCGGCAAGCCAAAGCGGCAGGCCACCGCACCAAGCCCTGA
- a CDS encoding phospho-N-acetylmuramoyl-pentapeptide-transferase, protein MILTALLSWFLLGFFIHVSKLRGWGQPVRKEGPQTHLQKEGTPTAGGVAFVLAFAAMWLVYFFSGARAANFSAEREILIVAAAIGMGLIGFIDDLLKIRSRMVGGKKELLAREKFPLQLIVGAVFAYFAAPLSSHLLLQSFGPIWDTVLITLVMVAAVNAFNFTDGLDGLLGGVSLIVLLPFLSVSAAALLLVGAVTGFMWYNAHPARVFMGDMGSHAIGAVAAGVYVLYADAWLLPIAAIIPVVAVLSVIIQVASFKTTGKRVFKMSPIQHHFELSGWKETQVTVRFWMITALATAAAWGLMGGKW, encoded by the coding sequence ATGATTCTCACGGCGCTGCTGTCGTGGTTTTTACTCGGTTTTTTTATTCACGTCTCCAAATTGCGTGGCTGGGGCCAGCCGGTTCGCAAAGAAGGCCCGCAGACCCATTTACAAAAGGAAGGCACGCCCACAGCGGGCGGCGTGGCCTTTGTGCTGGCGTTCGCGGCCATGTGGCTGGTGTATTTTTTCAGCGGGGCGCGGGCCGCCAACTTTAGCGCCGAGCGCGAAATCCTGATCGTGGCAGCGGCCATCGGCATGGGCCTGATCGGATTTATCGACGACTTACTCAAGATCCGCTCCCGGATGGTGGGCGGCAAAAAAGAGCTGCTGGCCCGCGAGAAGTTTCCGCTGCAACTCATCGTCGGGGCAGTGTTCGCTTACTTCGCCGCGCCGCTCTCGTCTCACTTGCTGCTGCAGAGTTTCGGCCCCATCTGGGACACCGTACTGATTACCTTGGTGATGGTGGCCGCCGTCAACGCCTTTAACTTCACCGATGGCCTAGACGGGCTGCTGGGCGGGGTGAGCTTAATCGTGCTGCTGCCGTTTCTGAGCGTTTCAGCCGCGGCGCTGCTGCTCGTCGGCGCGGTCACCGGCTTCATGTGGTACAACGCCCACCCGGCCCGCGTCTTCATGGGCGACATGGGCAGCCACGCCATCGGCGCGGTGGCGGCAGGCGTCTATGTGCTCTACGCCGACGCCTGGCTGCTGCCGATTGCTGCGATTATTCCGGTGGTCGCGGTGCTGAGCGTCATCATTCAGGTGGCTTCGTTCAAGACCACCGGCAAGCGCGTCTTTAAGATGAGTCCGATTCAGCACCATTTTGAACTCAGCGGCTGGAAAGAAACCCAGGTCACGGTGCGCTTTTGGATGATCACGGCGCTGGCCACTGCCGCCGCTTGGGGACTGATGGGCGGGAAGTGGTAA